In Vibrio crassostreae, one DNA window encodes the following:
- the ylqF gene encoding ribosome biogenesis GTPase YlqF yields the protein MSIQWFPGHMHKARKEIEEVIPQVDVIIEVLDARIPFSSENPMISSLRGDKPCVKVLNKRDLADPELTQRWIEHFEKEQGVKAIAITTSVKEEVNHVMELVRKLAPHREQMGKNIRTMIMGIPNVGKSTIINCLAGRTIAVTGNQPAVTRRQQRINLQNGVILSDTPGILWPKVENPHSGFRLAATGAVKDTAMEYDEVAFYTVEYLAKQYPNLLQERYQIEELPESDIELMEAIGRKRGALRAGGHIDIHKCSEILLHELRNGTLGKVTLELPEMITQELIEVEEAAALKAEQQIKKKEERRKRYLKNKR from the coding sequence ATGTCTATTCAATGGTTTCCGGGCCACATGCATAAAGCCCGCAAAGAAATCGAAGAAGTTATCCCACAGGTTGATGTGATCATCGAAGTACTGGACGCTCGTATCCCGTTTAGTAGTGAAAACCCAATGATCTCTTCACTGCGCGGCGATAAGCCTTGTGTAAAAGTGTTGAACAAGCGTGACCTTGCCGATCCTGAACTGACTCAGCGTTGGATTGAACACTTCGAGAAAGAGCAAGGCGTTAAAGCGATTGCGATTACGACTAGCGTAAAAGAAGAAGTTAACCACGTTATGGAGCTAGTACGTAAGCTGGCACCGCACCGTGAACAGATGGGCAAGAATATTCGTACAATGATCATGGGCATCCCAAACGTGGGTAAATCGACCATCATCAACTGTTTGGCGGGACGTACGATCGCGGTTACTGGTAACCAACCTGCGGTAACTCGTCGTCAGCAACGCATTAACCTGCAGAATGGCGTGATCCTTTCAGACACTCCAGGGATCCTTTGGCCTAAAGTGGAAAACCCACACAGTGGCTTCCGCTTGGCTGCAACAGGTGCTGTAAAAGATACGGCAATGGAATACGATGAAGTGGCATTTTACACAGTAGAGTACCTAGCAAAGCAGTACCCTAACCTTTTGCAAGAGCGCTACCAAATTGAAGAGCTGCCTGAGTCTGACATCGAACTGATGGAAGCGATTGGCCGTAAGCGTGGTGCACTTCGTGCAGGTGGCCACATAGACATTCACAAATGTTCAGAAATCCTGCTTCACGAATTGCGTAATGGCACTTTAGGTAAGGTAACTCTTGAGTTGCCAGAAATGATCACACAAGAGCTGATCGAAGTTGAAGAAGCGGCTGCGCTGAAAGCCGAACAACAGATTAAGAAAAAAGAAGAGCGTCGTAAGCGTTACTTGAAGAACAAGCGTTAA